Proteins encoded by one window of Synechococcus sp. WH 7805:
- a CDS encoding DUF3177 family protein codes for MPDLTTRTLVWLTYRLGATIALGLPLILLIWAGVRRDPALVRLLSIYWKVASLLAISVLLLTDQRPIGYVTALLAPLLMAGSVWFWVDLNEELADSPPGRALPMTVRIWRWSLTVFAVFAVGMSGSALGCARALEAAECKVWLEAPQGLHRVAERLFDFVFGGQWTEAVAAFIGYVALVAYAVGLLQWLLVRFPRQGRVAGEF; via the coding sequence GTGCCTGATCTCACGACCCGAACCCTGGTGTGGCTGACCTACCGCCTCGGCGCCACGATTGCTCTCGGTCTGCCATTGATCCTGTTGATCTGGGCTGGAGTTCGCCGTGATCCTGCCCTCGTGCGCCTGCTGAGCATTTACTGGAAGGTTGCCAGCCTGCTTGCCATCAGCGTGTTGCTACTCACCGATCAACGGCCGATCGGCTACGTCACGGCCCTTCTGGCTCCCCTGCTCATGGCTGGATCGGTGTGGTTCTGGGTGGATCTCAATGAGGAACTGGCCGACAGTCCCCCGGGCCGGGCTCTGCCGATGACCGTTCGCATCTGGCGTTGGTCTCTGACGGTGTTTGCGGTTTTCGCCGTCGGGATGTCGGGGTCGGCACTGGGCTGTGCACGCGCTCTTGAGGCAGCCGAGTGCAAGGTCTGGCTGGAAGCTCCCCAGGGACTGCACCGGGTTGCGGAACGCTTATTTGATTTCGTGTTCGGCGGCCAGTGGACGGAAGCTGTTGCCGCCTTCATCGGCTACGTGGCGCTTGTGGCTTATGCCGTGGGCCTGTTGCAGTGGCTCTTGGTGCGCTTCCCGCGCCAGGGTCGGGTGGCTGGTGAATTTTGA
- a CDS encoding FIST N-terminal domain-containing protein, whose amino-acid sequence MVPFNPLDWFRSSGSQARCRHALSHQPSMEEAVRDVSTTLGANGADIALVFVSSHFASDLPRLLPLLQQRLHSSHWLGCLGGGVVGTTAAGDAHEVEQSPALSVMLLNLPGVELQSVQLNGNDLPDLDGAAQHWHEWVGLKPGSSRSLLLLIDPTCSGINDLISGLDYAYPSVDKIGGIAIPHNAAHGSLLCGDGVVAGAVGLSIGGDWTLDPVVAQGCRPIGPVFAIEQAQRNVLLELSDGDRRDSPVACLQRVLAGLSAEDRELVQHSLFLGVERQELSAGAAMAKLQRFASDSGQSDPQPNNEKERTFLVRNLIGVDPRNGAVAVAERVRAGQNVQFQLREAQASRQEARQLLQTSRTTSAAKDPLCGLLFACLGRGSGLFGTANGDVTIAREVMPSLPIAGSFCNGEIGPLGGATHLHGYTACWGLLRHAPLDSSPS is encoded by the coding sequence ATGGTTCCGTTTAATCCTCTCGACTGGTTCCGGAGTTCGGGTTCCCAAGCGCGTTGCCGCCATGCCCTCTCCCATCAGCCATCCATGGAGGAGGCCGTTCGGGATGTGTCCACCACCCTTGGGGCCAACGGCGCTGACATCGCCCTGGTGTTCGTGTCCAGTCACTTCGCCAGTGATCTCCCTCGCTTGCTGCCCCTGCTTCAGCAGCGTCTGCACTCCAGCCACTGGTTGGGATGTCTCGGTGGAGGTGTCGTGGGCACGACGGCGGCCGGTGATGCCCATGAAGTGGAGCAGAGCCCGGCGTTGAGCGTCATGTTGCTCAACCTCCCCGGAGTCGAACTGCAGAGCGTACAACTCAACGGCAACGACCTTCCAGACCTTGACGGTGCTGCGCAGCACTGGCACGAGTGGGTGGGCCTGAAGCCGGGATCCAGTCGATCTCTGCTGCTTTTGATCGATCCCACGTGTAGCGGAATCAATGATCTGATCAGCGGTCTGGATTACGCCTACCCCTCGGTGGACAAGATCGGTGGAATCGCCATCCCCCACAACGCCGCTCATGGCTCCCTGCTCTGCGGCGATGGCGTCGTAGCCGGAGCCGTAGGGCTCAGTATTGGTGGAGATTGGACTCTCGATCCTGTAGTGGCGCAGGGGTGCAGGCCGATCGGTCCGGTGTTCGCGATCGAGCAGGCCCAGCGCAACGTGCTCTTGGAACTCAGTGATGGAGACCGGCGCGACAGCCCCGTGGCTTGCCTGCAGCGGGTGCTTGCAGGACTGAGCGCTGAAGATCGTGAATTGGTGCAGCACTCGCTGTTTCTGGGTGTTGAGCGACAGGAACTGTCTGCAGGAGCTGCAATGGCCAAGCTGCAACGCTTCGCATCCGACAGCGGACAGTCCGATCCACAACCCAACAACGAGAAGGAGCGAACTTTTCTAGTTCGCAACCTGATCGGGGTGGATCCCCGCAACGGAGCCGTCGCCGTCGCTGAGAGGGTTCGTGCGGGGCAGAACGTTCAATTTCAGCTGCGAGAAGCTCAGGCCTCCCGCCAGGAAGCACGCCAACTGCTGCAAACCAGCCGCACAACCTCAGCCGCAAAGGATCCGCTCTGTGGACTGCTGTTCGCCTGCCTGGGCCGAGGCAGCGGCCTGTTCGGAACAGCTAATGGCGACGTGACCATCGCCCGTGAGGTAATGCCGAGTCTCCCCATTGCCGGAAGCTTCTGCAACGGCGAGATCGGCCCTCTTGGCGGGGCGACGCACCTCCATGGTTACACCGCTTGCTGGGGCCTTCTCCGCCATGCACCGCTCGATTCCTCGCCGTCCTGA
- the trmB gene encoding tRNA (guanosine(46)-N7)-methyltransferase TrmB: MRQHVNPLSRFFQLPLELPAPDCLFDDPSRPIHLDIGCARGLCLLELAALRPDRNHLGVEIRRPLVRSAQRDRDRLERLNLHYLFCNANVSLEGWMAALPHDHLQLVSIQFPDPWFKRRHRKRRVLQPSLLLAIAATLQPGRELFVQSDVLAVIEPMVALVELSGCFDRPAEDDRPWRADNPLQVPTERERYVQDLGLPAYRVLYRRNRQPLPDRQDLEIAWQRVDNPANDAFSPDG; encoded by the coding sequence ATGCGTCAGCACGTCAATCCCCTCAGCCGGTTCTTTCAACTGCCCCTGGAGCTGCCTGCGCCGGATTGCTTGTTTGATGACCCCAGCCGTCCCATTCATCTGGACATCGGCTGCGCCCGGGGCCTGTGCCTACTGGAGCTGGCCGCCCTGAGGCCGGATCGCAATCACCTGGGTGTGGAAATCAGACGGCCCCTGGTGCGTTCCGCCCAACGGGACCGGGACCGGCTTGAACGCCTCAACCTGCACTATCTGTTCTGCAACGCCAATGTGAGCCTGGAGGGATGGATGGCCGCCCTTCCACACGATCACCTGCAGCTGGTGAGCATTCAGTTTCCGGATCCGTGGTTTAAGCGGCGTCACCGTAAGAGGCGCGTGCTGCAACCGTCCCTGTTGCTGGCCATTGCAGCAACATTGCAACCGGGTCGGGAGCTGTTTGTTCAGAGTGACGTACTGGCCGTGATCGAACCGATGGTGGCGCTGGTTGAGCTGAGCGGATGCTTCGATCGCCCCGCCGAGGACGACCGCCCCTGGAGAGCCGACAACCCTCTGCAGGTGCCAACGGAACGTGAACGCTATGTGCAGGACCTGGGTCTCCCGGCCTATCGGGTTCTCTACCGGCGCAATCGGCAGCCATTGCCAGATCGTCAAGATCTAGAGATTGCTTGGCAACGGGTCGATAATCCCGCCAACGATGCATTCTCCCCGGATGGCTGA
- a CDS encoding IctB family putative bicarbonate transporter produces MAEASEPSPWLLRWQGCLPGSAAQQKRLGDLAGILLILLLAGLPLVTRTGLGLIVLACGALWLLWSLTKPPERLGGISGWLLLFLGVAVLATGFSPVPAAALKGLVKLLSYLGVYALMRQLLAVRPEWWDRLMAALLGGSLLTDVLALRQLYAPTEELARWADPNSVAEGTIRIYGPLGNPNLLAGYLVPILPLALVACVRWRGWGSRMFAASAFILGCASVLFSYSRGGWLALVAALGSLVLLLVLRAIRHWPPLWKRLVPLALLAAGGVLLALAVTQVDPIRTRVMSLLAGRGDSSNNFRINVWLAAIDMIQDRPWLGIGPGNAAFNSVYPLYQQPKFNALSAYSVPLELLVETGLPGLIACIGLAFASVRRGLKALASDADLALPCIGCLAAITGLLVHGAADTIFFRPEVQISGWFCLATLSQCRPRA; encoded by the coding sequence ATGGCTGAGGCTTCAGAACCGTCGCCGTGGTTGCTCCGCTGGCAGGGATGTCTCCCCGGTTCGGCAGCGCAGCAGAAGCGCCTCGGTGATCTGGCCGGCATCCTTCTGATCCTGCTGCTCGCAGGACTTCCCCTGGTCACGCGCACGGGGCTGGGATTGATCGTGCTGGCCTGTGGTGCTCTCTGGCTGCTGTGGTCGCTCACCAAGCCTCCCGAGCGACTGGGTGGAATCAGCGGCTGGTTGCTGCTGTTTCTGGGTGTCGCCGTGCTGGCCACAGGCTTCTCGCCAGTCCCCGCCGCGGCCCTCAAGGGGCTGGTGAAACTGCTGAGCTACCTGGGGGTCTACGCCTTGATGCGCCAGCTTCTCGCCGTCCGACCTGAATGGTGGGATCGTCTGATGGCGGCTCTCCTCGGAGGATCGCTTCTGACCGATGTGCTGGCCCTGCGCCAGCTCTATGCCCCCACCGAAGAGCTGGCCCGCTGGGCCGATCCGAATTCAGTCGCCGAAGGAACGATCCGGATCTATGGGCCGCTGGGCAACCCCAATCTGCTGGCGGGCTACCTAGTGCCGATCCTGCCGCTAGCACTGGTGGCCTGCGTCCGCTGGCGCGGATGGGGGAGCCGGATGTTTGCCGCAAGTGCCTTCATCCTCGGATGTGCGTCGGTGCTCTTCAGCTACAGCCGGGGGGGGTGGCTTGCTCTTGTGGCAGCCCTCGGCAGCTTGGTGCTGCTTCTGGTGCTTCGCGCCATTCGCCACTGGCCCCCACTCTGGAAGCGATTGGTGCCCCTGGCCCTGCTGGCAGCCGGGGGGGTGCTGCTGGCGCTAGCCGTCACCCAGGTGGACCCGATCCGCACGCGGGTGATGAGTCTGCTTGCCGGGCGCGGCGACAGCTCCAACAACTTCAGGATCAATGTGTGGCTGGCTGCGATCGACATGATCCAAGACCGCCCCTGGTTAGGAATCGGCCCAGGAAACGCTGCGTTCAACAGCGTCTATCCCTTGTATCAGCAACCGAAATTCAATGCCCTGAGCGCCTACTCCGTACCTCTGGAACTGCTTGTGGAGACAGGCCTTCCGGGCCTGATCGCCTGCATAGGGCTTGCGTTTGCCAGCGTGCGCAGAGGCTTGAAAGCGCTGGCGTCCGATGCTGATCTGGCCCTTCCCTGCATCGGCTGCCTGGCAGCGATCACCGGGCTGCTCGTGCATGGAGCCGCCGACACGATCTTCTTCCGCCCTGAAGTGCAGATCAGTGGATGGTTCTGCCTGGCCACTCTGAGCCAATGCCGTCCAAGGGCATGA
- a CDS encoding BadF/BadG/BcrA/BcrD ATPase family protein: protein MPSKGMTETYANTSQVLAGFDAGQTHCRCRLSRWTQEGWHVLGEGTGTGVSHLDASGGEERFREAIRSSLQAAWPNGCQAPLGAAAVGASGVEAGTSLQPRATSLLHEVLNLPLERCYATGDERTALRGAFGDQPGIVLISGTGMIVVGRNTKGEEHRCGGWGWRLDGAGSAFDLGHQALQVSLRMADGRLADGPLRQMLWQSLGCDTAYDLKTLVVQPDHQPADLARLAPLVDEAAAQGDRQALKILDQSAFALAEAASAVAKQLRLHQPNLCAHGGAIQNLTKFNSAVNQAIQQHLPGACWIIPQGDACDGALALARDCWQLKRH from the coding sequence ATGCCGTCCAAGGGCATGACTGAAACCTACGCGAATACATCACAAGTCCTGGCCGGATTCGATGCTGGTCAGACCCATTGCCGCTGCCGGCTCAGTCGCTGGACGCAGGAGGGCTGGCATGTTTTGGGAGAGGGCACGGGCACCGGTGTCAGCCACCTGGATGCCTCAGGCGGAGAGGAGCGCTTCCGTGAAGCCATCCGCTCTAGCTTGCAGGCTGCTTGGCCCAATGGCTGCCAGGCTCCCCTCGGAGCGGCGGCCGTGGGAGCCAGTGGCGTTGAAGCCGGAACAAGCCTGCAGCCCCGTGCGACCTCATTGCTGCATGAGGTGTTGAATCTCCCCTTGGAACGCTGCTACGCGACTGGCGATGAACGCACCGCCCTTCGAGGCGCCTTCGGCGATCAACCCGGCATCGTGCTGATCAGTGGAACGGGAATGATCGTGGTGGGGCGCAACACCAAGGGTGAGGAACATCGCTGCGGTGGCTGGGGTTGGCGACTCGATGGCGCAGGCTCGGCGTTCGATCTCGGACACCAGGCCCTACAGGTCAGCCTGCGCATGGCCGATGGGCGACTCGCGGATGGGCCACTGCGCCAAATGCTTTGGCAGAGCCTTGGCTGCGATACCGCCTACGACCTCAAAACCCTGGTGGTGCAGCCTGATCATCAGCCCGCAGATCTGGCACGTCTGGCACCCCTGGTGGATGAAGCCGCCGCCCAGGGGGATCGCCAAGCCCTGAAAATCCTTGATCAATCAGCATTCGCTCTCGCCGAAGCCGCCAGCGCAGTAGCCAAGCAGCTGCGCCTGCATCAACCGAACCTCTGCGCCCACGGAGGCGCAATCCAGAATCTGACGAAATTCAACAGCGCCGTGAATCAGGCGATCCAGCAACACTTACCAGGTGCTTGCTGGATCATTCCCCAGGGGGATGCCTGTGATGGAGCCCTGGCCTTGGCCCGCGATTGCTGGCAGCTCAAGCGGCATTGA
- the glmM gene encoding phosphoglucosamine mutase, giving the protein MASPAFHPLDCPDPAQVSFGTDGLRGHVGTAITSTLALQVGFWCGRVLPSDGPVLIGMDSRTSGSMLVSALAAGLTAAGREVWTLGLCPTPAVPGLIRRFGAAGGLMVSASHNPPEDNGIKVFGADGSKLGSALQSRIEAGLRGEEPTSPQAPAFGVSRQRSELLDLYKQDLLSSVHHQRLDGVPIVLDLCWGSATACGAVVFSELGADVTVLHGEADGERINVGCGSTHLEPLRRAVLDRGAAMGFAFDGDADRMLAVDGKGRVVDGDHVLFLWGSALQDSGALPDQRLVATVMSNLGFERAWQARGGLLDRTPVGDQHVHAAMVRSGAALGGEQSGHILSSAHGLSGDGVLTALQLATLCHAQGMTLADWLDHSFKAYPQKLVNVRVPDRARRKGWADCQPLSDLVQQAERSMADDGRVLVRASGTEPLLRVMVEAADSSAVEHWTQRLAEAADLYLNAA; this is encoded by the coding sequence ATGGCCTCACCTGCATTCCATCCCCTGGATTGTCCTGATCCTGCCCAGGTGAGTTTCGGCACCGATGGCCTGCGTGGTCATGTCGGTACGGCGATCACCTCCACCCTTGCTCTGCAGGTGGGGTTCTGGTGTGGACGGGTGCTCCCCTCTGATGGGCCTGTGCTGATCGGGATGGATTCCCGCACGAGCGGATCCATGCTCGTGTCCGCGCTTGCGGCCGGCCTGACCGCAGCGGGGCGAGAGGTTTGGACCCTTGGGCTGTGCCCCACCCCGGCAGTTCCGGGCCTGATCCGCCGGTTTGGGGCGGCCGGTGGCTTGATGGTGTCCGCCAGCCATAACCCACCGGAGGACAACGGCATCAAGGTATTCGGTGCCGATGGCAGCAAGCTCGGCTCTGCGCTTCAGTCGCGAATTGAGGCCGGTTTGCGCGGTGAGGAGCCGACGTCACCGCAAGCGCCTGCGTTCGGGGTGTCACGCCAGCGTTCTGAACTTCTCGATCTCTACAAACAGGATCTTCTCAGCAGCGTGCACCATCAGCGGCTGGATGGTGTGCCGATTGTTCTGGATCTCTGCTGGGGCTCGGCCACAGCCTGCGGGGCCGTGGTGTTCTCCGAGCTCGGTGCCGATGTCACGGTGCTCCATGGCGAAGCCGATGGGGAGCGGATCAATGTGGGGTGCGGCTCCACCCATCTCGAGCCCCTGCGACGTGCCGTGTTGGATCGTGGAGCTGCCATGGGCTTCGCTTTTGACGGCGATGCCGACAGGATGTTGGCTGTCGATGGCAAGGGTCGCGTCGTCGATGGCGACCATGTGCTCTTCCTCTGGGGCTCAGCGTTGCAGGACAGCGGTGCGCTTCCTGATCAGAGACTTGTGGCCACAGTGATGTCCAACCTGGGATTTGAGCGAGCCTGGCAGGCCCGAGGTGGACTGCTTGATCGCACCCCCGTTGGTGATCAGCATGTGCATGCCGCCATGGTCCGCAGTGGTGCGGCTCTCGGTGGTGAGCAATCCGGTCACATCCTTTCTTCAGCTCACGGCCTCTCCGGTGATGGGGTGCTCACGGCTTTGCAACTGGCCACTCTCTGCCATGCCCAAGGGATGACGCTGGCCGATTGGCTTGATCACAGCTTTAAGGCCTATCCCCAGAAATTGGTGAATGTGCGGGTGCCTGATCGGGCTCGCCGCAAAGGTTGGGCGGATTGCCAACCTCTCTCTGACTTAGTGCAACAGGCCGAGCGCAGCATGGCGGACGACGGGCGGGTGCTGGTGCGGGCCAGTGGCACCGAGCCCCTTCTGCGTGTGATGGTGGAAGCGGCTGATTCCAGTGCCGTGGAGCATTGGACCCAGCGCCTGGCTGAGGCGGCTGACCTCTACCTCAATGCCGCTTGA
- a CDS encoding lytic transglycosylase domain-containing protein — MAAVQRPCVSAGPTRGLLLLGGTSILTVMAIVGGQRLLRQRQVPVTARMESPQVWARYRWSIDPLQRREAALLLASRSRDSPERQRRLLAGQGWGPAPLAAVALKQQALAAQRVGRPLEAEQRWQSLLGRFPTSAASADARYYLKGNNAQLKQQLLSQQPGHPATLAAAAELPDDANQDTLQASAVHLARWGPLWPGAAKLIRRTCGDITGTGLSQEQRLNLASALAELGDGTASELCLQGTPLQPPQALIIGRTLLRGTPAQKRRGEAMLLQLANAHPQSEEALKAAALLSEPLKPKQALLDALPLPLQERSADVAAARVRLNGDQNGLEVLKRWPDHPAIWQLQWDLARDAFLGGQWDQALSVLKTIPGNKLPDPLATRQQFWIGFSLAKLGKQEQAQRVWEALIKAYPPGYYTWRAEARLGGGELPALKGDAAATATQTINANNDAWERQGWSPLNSGDRLVDQLWRLGLRQEAWDTWRSSHATAKPSPQSQLIEGRLRLGVQDYWTGLNRLWRANLRLVSPDQDTRLQLHQSQHPRPLLPEFSAAAQQEAVRLELLLAIARQESRFSPGVQSPVGAVGLLQLMPATAAEMEGAPISDAELRQPARNATLGARYLAWLLEEWQENPWLTVASYNAGPGAAGSWLSQELTQDPELWVERIPYPETRLYTKKVLGNLWAYLRSDWASHDQSKSR; from the coding sequence ATGGCAGCAGTTCAGAGACCGTGTGTGAGCGCTGGACCGACCCGCGGACTTCTGCTCCTCGGAGGCACGTCGATTCTCACGGTGATGGCGATCGTGGGAGGCCAGCGGCTGCTACGTCAGCGTCAAGTCCCTGTGACCGCTCGGATGGAGAGCCCGCAGGTGTGGGCGCGCTATCGCTGGTCGATTGACCCGCTGCAGCGCAGGGAAGCGGCCCTTCTCCTGGCCAGTCGCAGTCGGGACTCACCAGAGCGCCAGCGACGTTTGCTCGCTGGCCAGGGATGGGGACCGGCGCCCTTGGCAGCCGTGGCGCTCAAGCAGCAGGCCCTGGCAGCTCAGCGGGTCGGCCGGCCCCTCGAAGCAGAGCAGCGCTGGCAAAGCCTGCTCGGGCGCTTCCCAACCAGCGCCGCCAGCGCCGATGCCCGCTACTACCTCAAGGGCAACAACGCGCAACTGAAACAACAGTTGCTGTCTCAACAGCCTGGCCATCCCGCCACTCTCGCGGCGGCGGCAGAACTCCCCGATGATGCCAACCAGGACACCCTTCAGGCCAGCGCCGTGCACCTGGCACGCTGGGGCCCCCTCTGGCCTGGAGCCGCCAAGCTCATTCGCCGCACCTGTGGGGATATCACCGGCACGGGACTGTCTCAAGAGCAACGGCTCAACCTGGCCTCTGCCCTGGCAGAGCTCGGGGATGGCACAGCCTCGGAGCTCTGCCTTCAGGGCACCCCGCTTCAACCGCCCCAGGCGCTGATCATCGGCCGCACCCTCCTGCGCGGAACCCCAGCCCAGAAACGTCGCGGGGAAGCGATGCTTTTGCAGCTGGCCAACGCCCATCCTCAATCCGAGGAAGCCTTGAAGGCAGCGGCTCTACTGAGTGAGCCGCTGAAGCCGAAGCAGGCGCTGTTGGATGCCTTGCCGCTACCGCTGCAAGAGCGTTCAGCGGATGTGGCCGCAGCCCGCGTACGCCTGAACGGAGACCAAAACGGACTGGAAGTCTTGAAACGATGGCCGGATCACCCCGCGATCTGGCAGCTGCAATGGGATCTGGCCCGTGACGCGTTCCTGGGGGGCCAGTGGGACCAGGCCCTCAGCGTTCTGAAGACCATCCCCGGGAACAAACTGCCGGATCCCCTGGCCACAAGGCAGCAGTTCTGGATCGGCTTCAGTTTGGCCAAGCTCGGGAAGCAAGAGCAGGCACAGCGCGTCTGGGAAGCCCTGATCAAGGCCTATCCGCCGGGGTACTACACCTGGCGTGCCGAAGCCCGGCTTGGAGGCGGCGAACTTCCCGCACTGAAGGGGGATGCGGCCGCCACGGCAACCCAGACCATCAATGCCAACAACGACGCCTGGGAGCGCCAAGGCTGGAGCCCTCTGAACAGCGGTGATCGCCTGGTGGATCAACTCTGGCGGCTGGGATTGCGTCAGGAAGCCTGGGACACCTGGCGCAGCAGCCACGCCACGGCCAAGCCATCCCCGCAGAGCCAACTCATCGAAGGTCGGCTGCGCCTGGGGGTGCAGGATTACTGGACGGGCCTGAATCGGTTGTGGAGGGCCAACCTTCGGCTTGTCTCTCCCGATCAGGACACACGGCTGCAGCTGCATCAGAGCCAGCATCCCCGCCCGCTTCTGCCTGAGTTCAGCGCAGCAGCGCAGCAGGAAGCGGTACGCCTGGAACTGCTCCTGGCGATCGCCCGTCAGGAATCTCGCTTTTCCCCAGGCGTGCAATCGCCAGTGGGAGCCGTGGGCCTGTTGCAGCTGATGCCGGCCACCGCAGCGGAGATGGAGGGAGCCCCCATCAGTGATGCTGAACTCAGGCAACCCGCACGCAACGCAACCCTGGGAGCGCGCTACCTGGCCTGGCTACTCGAGGAATGGCAGGAAAACCCCTGGCTCACCGTCGCCAGCTATAACGCGGGGCCTGGCGCCGCCGGATCTTGGTTGAGTCAAGAACTCACGCAAGATCCGGAACTTTGGGTTGAACGGATTCCCTATCCGGAAACCAGGCTTTACACAAAAAAAGTGCTTGGCAACCTCTGGGCCTACCTCAGATCGGACTGGGCAAGTCATGACCAATCCAAATCCCGCTGA
- a CDS encoding thioredoxin domain-containing protein: MTGTPDSTSLTSLQKGLLLVSAIALAVSLFLVRNGGIAESPLDQLARRSLAPEIALSNGRPTILEFYADWCEVCQEMAPAMMTMEEAHSDELDVVLVNIDNPRWLDLTDRYDVTGIPQLNLFAADGELRGRSLGGRSESELNALAAALVTNTSLPTLTGVGSASPLPEPTMLETAAGPRSHS; encoded by the coding sequence ATGACCGGCACACCCGACAGCACAAGCCTTACATCACTGCAGAAAGGCCTTCTGCTCGTCTCGGCCATTGCATTGGCCGTCAGTCTGTTTTTGGTGCGCAATGGCGGGATAGCGGAATCACCCCTCGACCAACTGGCCCGACGATCTCTGGCCCCGGAAATTGCACTCAGCAATGGACGTCCCACGATCCTGGAGTTTTACGCCGACTGGTGTGAGGTCTGCCAAGAAATGGCTCCCGCCATGATGACGATGGAAGAAGCTCATTCGGACGAGCTCGACGTGGTGCTGGTGAATATCGACAATCCTCGCTGGCTGGACCTCACGGATCGCTATGACGTGACTGGCATCCCCCAGCTCAACCTCTTCGCTGCCGATGGAGAACTGCGTGGCCGGTCTCTCGGCGGCCGCAGTGAAAGCGAGCTGAACGCGCTGGCTGCTGCGCTTGTCACCAACACCTCGTTGCCCACATTGACCGGGGTAGGCAGCGCAAGTCCATTACCAGAGCCGACCATGCTGGAAACTGCGGCCGGTCCACGCAGCCATTCCTAG
- the thyX gene encoding FAD-dependent thymidylate synthase encodes MDSRFRVDLIAATPNPQQCVYAGMHQDYSEGFVAADRDDWPDETRAGEICVKRLLSGERGHYGPLEHAQIVLNVGWFPHSVMQQARTHRVGVSFDVQSMRYTGERIARAADGELDLEDVFYLRPVGDYSDRQGKKYTYSQALRSQDLQLCKQASERYRDLLRAGFAEEHARGILPFDYRQHFVVSFSLRAFLHFMDLRAKLDAQKEIRELCDLMWPHLQDWAPEFAAWYEKSRLHKARLAP; translated from the coding sequence ATGGATTCCCGCTTTCGGGTCGACCTGATCGCTGCAACCCCTAACCCGCAGCAATGCGTGTATGCCGGCATGCATCAGGACTACAGCGAAGGTTTCGTAGCCGCCGACCGCGACGATTGGCCCGATGAAACCCGTGCCGGCGAAATCTGTGTGAAGCGCTTGCTCTCAGGCGAGCGAGGCCACTACGGCCCGCTTGAACATGCCCAGATCGTTCTGAATGTGGGCTGGTTCCCTCACTCGGTGATGCAGCAAGCTCGCACCCACCGAGTGGGCGTGAGCTTCGATGTCCAGTCGATGCGTTACACAGGCGAGCGGATTGCCCGGGCTGCCGACGGTGAGCTGGATCTGGAGGACGTGTTTTACCTCAGACCAGTTGGAGATTACAGCGATCGTCAGGGCAAGAAATACACTTACAGCCAGGCGCTGCGGTCGCAGGATCTGCAGCTCTGCAAGCAAGCTTCAGAGCGCTATCGGGATCTACTGCGAGCCGGTTTCGCAGAGGAACATGCCCGCGGGATTCTTCCCTTTGATTACCGACAGCACTTCGTGGTGAGCTTCAGTCTTCGGGCGTTCCTGCACTTCATGGATTTGCGCGCCAAGCTCGATGCACAGAAGGAAATCCGCGAGCTCTGCGACCTCATGTGGCCACACCTCCAGGATTGGGCGCCTGAATTCGCAGCCTGGTATGAAAAAAGCCGGCTTCATAAAGCAAGACTGGCGCCCTGA
- the dcd gene encoding dCTP deaminase yields the protein MLKNDRWITEQAAAGMLDPFQAGLVRHLEPDQKLRPVLSFGCSSYGYDLRLSPQEFLIFKHVPGTVMNPKRFNPANLEPTELHHDEDGDYFILPAHSYGLGVALEKMKVPPNITVICLGKSTYARLGIIVNTTPAEASWEGHLTLEFSNSSGADCRIYANEGICQLLFFEGDPCDTTYSDRQGKYQHQPERVTLAKV from the coding sequence ATGCTGAAAAACGATCGCTGGATCACCGAGCAAGCTGCTGCAGGGATGCTCGATCCATTTCAAGCGGGTCTTGTGCGTCATCTCGAACCGGATCAGAAACTGCGCCCGGTGTTGAGTTTTGGTTGTTCGTCGTATGGCTATGACCTGCGCCTTTCACCGCAGGAGTTTCTGATTTTCAAACACGTGCCTGGCACGGTGATGAACCCCAAGCGATTTAATCCAGCCAACCTGGAGCCCACCGAGCTCCATCATGATGAAGATGGAGACTATTTTATCCTTCCAGCTCACTCCTATGGGCTTGGTGTTGCCCTTGAAAAAATGAAGGTGCCGCCCAATATCACGGTGATCTGCCTGGGCAAGAGCACCTATGCGCGCCTCGGCATCATCGTGAACACCACGCCCGCGGAAGCTAGCTGGGAAGGTCATCTCACTCTTGAATTCAGCAACAGCTCAGGTGCTGATTGCCGTATTTATGCCAATGAAGGCATCTGTCAGTTGTTGTTTTTTGAAGGTGACCCATGCGACACCACCTACAGCGATCGCCAGGGCAAATATCAGCACCAGCCTGAGCGGGTCACCCTCGCCAAGGTTTGA